A window of Plasmodium brasilianum strain Bolivian I chromosome 8, whole genome shotgun sequence contains these coding sequences:
- a CDS encoding FAD synthetase, with translation MNAEDKEEWNDYSNSLMLYEQIEKLHNEYNREIKILKDCNNKELSNCDVLFYGENKNAQVIKSRDIIKPSMYNYDVINYYKDEVTLKKKIMELSEDIMTAIYHIYDSLRLCKENVFLSFNGGKDAVVVLHLFRCAYARYLYDVKGERKKPKLIYFKDDISEFPEVYHFLNECVYMYDFNISVIKGTWRSSITNFVENYQKQYQIVMTDQMKVSPNDSCPFFPIITFINGTRYNDTYSEKLQILNISSREFPPYLYLNPIFYWTYGAIWTFILYFKFDYCILYDHGYSSIGSLNDTIKNEFLKCNDCYLPAYFLKNWGYERHNRVLNEEKKVRDS, from the coding sequence atgAATGCTGAAGACAAGGAGGAATGGAATGACTACTCAAATTCGTTGATGTTGTACGaacaaattgaaaaattacataatgaatataatagagaaataaaaatattaaaagattgcaataataaagaattaagTAATTGtgatgtattattttatggtgaaaataaaaatgcacaAGTGATAAAAAGCCGAGATATTATAAAACCTAGCATGTATAATTATGAcgtaataaattattacaaagACGAAGtgacattaaaaaaaaaaataatggaatTATCTGAAGATATTATGACTgcaatatatcatatttatgATAGTTTACGTCTTTGCAaagaaaatgtttttttatcttttaatgGAGGAAAAGATGCTGTTGTTGTTTTACATTTGTTTAGATGTGCTTATGCAAGATATCTGTACGATGTAAAAggggaaaggaaaaaaccTAAACTAATTTATTTCAAGGACGATATAAGCGAATTTCCTGAAGTATATCATTTCCTGAATGaatgtgtatacatgtatgatTTTAATATAAGTGTAATTAAAGGTACTTGGAGAAGTAGTATAACTAATTTTGTTGAAAATTATCAAAAACAGTATCAAATTGTAATGACAGATCAAATGAAAGTTAGTCCAAACGATTCTTGTCCATTTTTCCctataattacatttattaatgGTACAAGATACAATGATACATATAgtgaaaaattacaaattttaaatatcagTTCACGAGAATTTCCaccatatttatatttaaatcctattttttattggACATATGGAGCTATTTggacatttatattatattttaaatttgattattgtatattatatgatcATGGTTATTCGTCAATTGGTTCATTGAATGacacaataaaaaatgagtttttaaaatgtaatgaTTGTTATTTGCCTGCATATTTCTTGAAAAATTGGGGCTATGAAAGGCATAATCGAGTATTGaatgaagaaaagaaagtGAGAGATTCTTAA
- a CDS encoding CWC16 domain-containing protein, which produces MAERKVLNKYIPPDFDPDKLMESKKLMKKIEKRNNRNNKYNKNKKKFLNIRMMYPFTLKCNKCKSFTYVGTKFNSRVEKLKDESYLNIPIWKFYGKCNECKNEIIFKTDPKNGDYVLIAGGIRTYDAHKEQEIADDYYRTNNNVTHDKMKNTEKESYNAMLELKTNEQLEELQNINKRNIDKFSSINKALDKLYEKSEIQNSENNYYMNYLDPEDEKAFFNMLSKTRSSAEQNAEGTKINQVNAYNTPNVKDDNIIIEEEELAEEEDVEGGKEEEEEEKEKEKEVKNDLEKDKDNAKEKAKGNEVEEKGGKRFTENTFKDSLFSKKKDFVKSLKQSGGNGEGIKTNINLKPLENVKSNREGKINNDDVIEMDNNNLKRNNNNQNNNVSDINSRHVLKMKNLETNYNFIIKKKEDLSSIFNEYNSDSFDSPES; this is translated from the coding sequence ATGGCCGAAAGGAAAGTcctaaataaatacataccaCCGGATTTTGATCCGGACAAATTAAtggaaagtaaaaaattgatgaaaaaaatagagaagaGGAATAACAGGAACAacaagtataataaaaataagaagaaattcttaaatataagaatGATGTACCCATTCactttaaaatgtaataaatgtaaaagcTTTACGTATGTTGGTACAAAATTTAATTCAAGagttgaaaaattaaaagatgaaagttatttaaatattcctATATGGAAATTTTATGGAAAATGCAATgaatgtaaaaatgaaatcatttttaaaacagATCCTAAGAATGGAGACTATGTATTAATAGCAGGAGGTATACGAACATATGATGCTCATAAAGAGCAGGAAATAGCTGATGATTATTAtagaacaaataataatgttacaCACGATAAGATGAAAAACACGGAAAAAGAATCATACAATGCCATGTTAGAATTAAAAACCAATGAACAATTAGAagaattacaaaatattaataaaaggaaCATAGATAAATTTAGCAGCATAAATAAAGCATTagataaattatatgaaaaaagtgAAATCCAAAATAgcgaaaataattattatatgaattactTAGATCCTGAAGATGAAAAGGCGTTTTTTAATATGCTTAGCAAAACTAGGTCATCCGCAGAGCAAAATGCGGAAGGGACGAAGATAAATCAAGTAAACGCGTACAACACACCTAATGTAAAGgatgataatattattatagagGAAGAGGAGTTGGCAGAAGAGGAGGATGTGGAAGGGGGAAAggaagaggaagaggaagagaaagagaaagagaaagagGTAAAGAATGACTTAGAGAAAGATAAAGATAACGCGAAGGAGAAAGCGAAAGGGAATGAAGTAGAAGAAAAAGGCGGAAAAAGGTTTACGGAAAACACTTTTAAAGACAGTTTATTCAGTAAAAAGAAAGATTTTGTAAAAAGTTTAAAGCAAAGCGGAGGAAATGGAGaaggaataaaaacaaatattaatttaaaaccTCTTGAAAATGTGAAATCAAATCGAgaaggtaaaataaataatgacgATGTTATAGAAATGGATAATAATAATCTCAAGCGTAACAACAACAACCAAAATAATAACGTATCAGATATAAATAGTAGACAcgttttaaaaatgaagaatttaGAAACAAATTACAATttcatcattaaaaaaaaggaggatCTGTCtagtatttttaatgaatacaATTCAGACAGTTTTGATTCTCCAGAAAGttaa
- a CDS encoding cysteine--tRNA ligase codes for METHNNLPKWNMPSKEGKHITNLLVNNSLTHSKVEFIPQEGNKIRWYACGPTVYDAAHLGHARTYVSFDIIRRILVNYFKYDVFMVINITDIDDKIIKRSEEEKVSYTELARKWEYEFWQDMKNLNVLLPTSITRVSEYVNEIISYIEKIIENKYAYVSEEGSVYFDIDEFKKNPKHYYARMEPLSVKDESRPGWHIECSTMASNILGKVLDIHSGGIDLRFPHHDNELAQSEAFFDHSQWVNYFLHSGHLHIEGLKMSKSLKNFITVKNMLKKYTSNQIRILFLLNKWDSFMNYSPNGESMIQCIEIDKFFFNFFALIEMKIKNYNLNNCNLYWNDTDSKLNNLFRQTKNKIHEYLLDNFNTPEAMVTLQKLITEINVYLQNEKTQIGLLLELKHYINFIMNTFGLVYGDTHKAKYEKLDELLQVLGSYRSNIRTNLQSNAKLIRKILKDTKENAKKELVEEKDTTLLTTQMYTDFINNVKANNECLLRECDMLRDQHLLNMGILIDDRPNNEFVIKILDDNQLQQEKAKREQELNKKKFAEQKKGNLDEKKE; via the exons ATGGAAACGCATAATAATTTGCCAAAATGGAATATGCCTTCAAAAGAGGGGAAACATATAACCAATTTATTGGTAAACAATTCCCTGACCCATAGCAAAGTCGAATTCATTCCTCAA GAGGGTAACAAAATAAGATGGTATGCATGTGGCCCCACTGTTTATGATGCAGCACATTTAGGACATGCAAGAACGTACGTAAGCTTCGATATCATTAGAAGAATTCTAGTAAACTATTTTAAGTATGACGTTTTTATGGTTATTAACATAACAGATATtgatgataaaataataaaaaggagtgaagaagaaaaagtgAGCTACACAGAATTAGCTCGAAAATGGGAATATGAATTTTGGCaagatatgaaaaatttgaatGTGCTTTTACCAACATCAATAACTAGGGTTAGTGAGTAcgtaaatgaaataatatccTATATAGAAAAGATAATAGAGAATAAATATGCTTATGTTAGTGAAGAAGGTAGtgtatattttgatatagatgaatttaaaaaaaatccaAAGCATTATTATGCACGTATGGAACCTTTATCTGTTAAGGatgaaa GTAGGCCTGGATGGCATATAGAATGTTCAACAATGGCAAGTAATATCTTAGGAAAAGTTTTAGATATACATAGTGGAGGTATAGATTTAAGATTTCCACATCATGATAATGAATTAGCCCAAAGTGAAGCTTTTTTCGATCATAGTCAATGggtcaattattttttacactCAGGTCATTTACATATTGAAGGTTTAAAAATGTCTAAATCATTAAAGAATTTTATAAcagttaaaaatatgttaaaaaaatatacatccAATCAAATTcgtattctttttcttcttaataAATGGGACTCCTTTATGAATTATAGTCCTAATGGAGAAAGTATGATACAATGTATAGAAATAGacaaatttttctttaacttttttgcattaattgagatgaaaataaaaaattataatttaaataactGTAATTTGTATTGGAATGATACCGATtctaaattaaataatttatttagacaaaccaaaaataaaattcatgaATATCTCCTTGATAACTTTAATACCCCTGAAGCTATGGTAacattacaaaaattaattacagaaattaatgtatatctacaaaatgaaaaaacacaAATAGGATTACTCCTAGAACTCaaacattatattaattttattatgaacACTTTTGGTCTTGTATATGGCGATACacataaagcaaaatatgaaaagttAGATGAGCTTTTACAAGTGTTAGGATCCTATAGAAGTAATATTAGGACGAACTTGCAAAGTAATGCAAAATTGAtcagaaaaattttaaaagatacaaaagaaaatgcaaaaaaggaGCTAGTAGAAGAAAAGGATACTACTCTACTTACTACACAGATGTACActgattttataaataacgTCAAAGCGAATAATGAATGTTTATTAAGGGAATGTGATATGCTACGAGATCAGCATCTGTTAAATATGGGTATATTAATTGATGACAGACCCAATAACGAGTTtgtcataaaaattttagacGATAACCAACTGCAGCAAGAAAAAGCCAAAAGAGAGCAAGAgctaaataaaaagaaattcgCGGAACAAAAGAAAGGAAACCTTGATGAAAAGAAAGAGTAG
- a CDS encoding methionine aminopeptidase 1b: MATVDLEKKKKMTAQENIEIATVNSVNNGTSCKNNLNETSLEGKNKATKNNASSTNSTNSTNSTYRTNNIVNTDNTSSSNENGINEKRECSEVCANVTTNSSVAPNCNSKKKEEKESDELCNGCGKILNKKLSCPICLKMKINSYFCSQECFKKSWKEHTTVHEDVQKKKNDEEEVVNFMAYVRKQLSPKYFDPTNRLYWVYDEHLRKFVNFTFTGNIRPWPISKMNEVPEHIEKPDYAITSIPESELKFKRKSDIYVNSEDEIKRIKEACVLGRKTLDYAHSLVSPGVTTNEIDRKVHEFIIKNNAYPSTLNYYKFPKSCCTSVNEIVCHGIPDYRPLENGDIINIDISVFLNGVHSDLNETYFVGDIDKVSNEAKELVETCYFSLMEAIKKCKPGMLYKNIGNIIDAYVTKKNFSVVRTYSGHGVGKLFHSNPTVPHFRKNKAVGIMKPGHIFTIEPMINQGHYGDILWPDKWTSATSDGKLSAQFEHTLLITEKGVEILTKRTDDSPSLGFDTKDDLYYA, from the coding sequence ATGGCGACCGTCGAtttggaaaagaaaaaaaagatgacaGCGCAAGAAAACATTGAAATAGCAACAGTGAATTCAGTTAATAATGGTACGAGctgcaaaaataatttaaatgaaacgTCTCTTGAAGGGAAGAACAAAGCAACGAAAAATAATGCAAGTAGTACAAACAGCACAAATAGTACAAATAGCACATATCGtacaaataatattgttaatacTGATAATACTAGTAGTTCGAACGAAAATGGAATTAATGAGAAACGGGAATGCAGCGAAGTCTGTGCGAACGTTACTACAAACAGTAGCGTTGCTCCAAACTgtaatagcaaaaaaaaggaggaaaagGAAAGCGACGAATTATGTAATGGATGTgggaaaattttaaataaaaaattgagtTGTCCAATATGCCTAAAGATGAAAATTAATAGCTATTTTTGTAGTCAagaatgttttaaaaaatcatgGAAAGAACATACAACTGTTCATGAGGatgtacagaaaaaaaaaaatgatgaagaagaagTAGTAAATTTTATGGCATATGTTAGAAAACAATTATCACCAAAATATTTTGATCCTACTAATAGATTATATTGGGTATATGATGAGCATTTGAgaaaatttgttaattttacatttactgGTAACATACGACCATGGCCCATATCAAAAATGAATGAAGTCCCTGAACATATAGAAAAACCTGACTATGCAATAACTTCTATACCTGAGTcagaattaaaatttaaaaggaaGAGtgatatttatgtaaatagtgaagatgaaataaaaagaattaaagaAGCTTGTGTATTAGGTAGAAAAACATTAGATTATGCACATTCTTTAGTTTCACCAGGTGTTACAACTAATGAAATAGACAGAAAGGTTCatgaatttataattaaaaataatgcatatCCATCtacattaaattattataaatttccaAAATCATGTTGTACATCTGTAAATGAAATTGTTTGTCATGGAATACCAGATTATAGACCATTAGAAAATGgtgatattataaatatagatattAGTGTTTTTCTAAATGGTGTGCATTCAGATTTGAATGAAACTTATTTTGTAGGTGATATTGACAAGGTCTCAAATGAAGCAAAAGAGTTAGTAGAAACTTGTTACTTCTCATTAATGGAagctattaaaaaatgtaaacccggtatgttatataaaaatataggtaACATAATAGATGCTTAtgtaactaaaaaaaatttttccgTTGTTCGGACATACTCAGGACATGGTGTTGGAAAATTGTTTCATTCAAATCCTACTGTTCCTCAtttcagaaaaaataaagcagtAGGTATAATGAAACCTGGTCACATTTTTACAATTGAACCTATGATAAATCAAGGACATTATGGAGATATTTTATGGCCTGACAAATGGACAAGTGCAACATCGGATGGAAAATTATCAGCTCAGTTTGAACATACCTTGTTGATAACTGAAAAAGGAGTAGAAATTTTAACAAAGAGAACTGATGACTCTCCGAGCTTAGGTTTCGATACGAAGGATGATTTATATTACGCATAG
- a CDS encoding RMI1 domain-containing protein → MKKLIEKNVIKINYNRFLKQYKTNIGCEKDVNDKELYEHFIINPFTYSQPFGCLPKNYSDIKEHYLDGVNIFEIVDYVNISERMYKFENVTEDDDKEENDELKDFMTNSESGEMDNMEVSTTRRRGKKNKKNNIKKVGSRKANRDGRVDADQVDDDNDDKKDGNQFNNNNNRFRRMYRFLLFDGNSFIYAYEQQFNENFNYLDMNKYKYPKIILYNRPTIRRGAILLKKNQAAILFKGSKIAEAYDNMEENEIDEVDPIRGQNNFIELAHDTTKTDNFVNSTIIHKKKEFNKNVCNTTRNFYYDNTHSGENCYNKSVVKNTSNKILYHSNNPGNCNWYNQQDVDMFGKECTNRSYNYNFNGDYHSMENGKANYYGNYQNEDKNRIHNSSPYSTYKNESNNFNSTFKSDNSNCCVITNSNSGNNGNNGNNGNNGNNISRDEYTSVNVLANNDNYSYSEKCHNNNYSQKHVNEYQTKHGSEFLIKEGRNSYYIKDSTNYTNECDKFYSRRCNDDQSTKFINTYSDMRDTYHLTRCESSEKRIKIDNCSEEIRNKRNYNDIKLVNNQRLNNNIEEKRCVCFDSNNNPNNSNNNGASYLNDKGNYDYVDGCNSEICTHQKKDRYAFESETGNNCLGKPFENVHSSISHVHSSNSICYNKNYDRGNFSEQDNKYCGKLHNSTFSAKNGMHDNSDVIKKDEQFNECNQNNHSKNSKNSTDLIDLTEGFFLSDFFHKSKDLNNVNNNSDVIILDD, encoded by the coding sequence atgaaaaaactaATTGAAAAGAatgtgataaaaataaactataATAGGTTTctaaaacaatataaaacaaacatTGGGTGTGAGAAAGATGTAAATGATAAGGAATTGTATgaacattttataataaaccCTTTCACCTACTCTCAACCATTTGGCTGTTTGCCAAAAAATTACTCAGATATAAAGGAGCATTATTTAGATGGAGTAAATATTTTCGAAATAGTTgattatgttaatataagtGAGCGCATGTATAAATTTGAAAACGTAACAGAAGACGATGacaaagaagaaaatgaCGAGTTAAAAGATTTTATGACCAATTCAGAATCTGGAGAAATGGACAACATGGAAGTTTCTACTACAAGAAGACGgggaaagaaaaacaaaaaaaataatataaaaaaggtagGTAGTAGAAAAGCGAACCGCGATGGTCGTGTTGATGCTGATCAGGTTGATGATGACaatgatgataaaaaagaCGGTAATCAGtttaacaacaataataacagATTTAGGAGGATGTAtcgttttttattatttgatgGAAATAGTTTTATTTATGCTTATGAACAacaatttaatgaaaattttaattatcttgatatgaataaatataaataccccaaaattattttatataatagacCTACTATTCGACGTGGTGCAATATTACTAAAGAAAAATCAAGCAGCTATTTTGTTTAAAGGGTCTAAAATAGCAGAAGCTTATGATAATATGGAGGAGAATGAAATTGATGAAGTAGATCCCATAAGAggacaaaataattttatagaatTAGCACATGACACTACAAAAACGGATAATTTTGTGAATAGTacaattatacataaaaagaaagaatttaataaaaatgtgtgTAATACTAcgagaaatttttattatgataataCACATTCGGGTGAgaattgttataataaatcAGTGGTCAAAAATACAAGTAACAAGATCTTATATCATAGCAATAATCCTGGTAACTGTAACTGGTACAATCAACAAGATGTTGACATGTTTGGTAAAGAATGCACCAATAgatcatataattataattttaacgGAGATTATCACAGTATGGAAAATGGTAAAGCAAATTATTATGGCAATTATCAGAACGAAGATAAAAACCGTATTCATAACAGTAGTCCTTAcagtacatataaaaatgaaagcaATAATTTTAACTCTACATTTAAATCGGACAACTCAAATTGTTGTGTCATCACTAATAGCAATAGTGGCAATAATGGCAATAATGGCAATAATGGCAATAATGGCAATAATATTAGCAGAGATGAGTACACCAGTGTTAATGTTCTAGCCAACAATGATAATTATAGTTATTCGGAGAAGTgccataataataattactcCCAGAAACACGTAAATGAATATCAAACCAAGCATGGTAGTGAATTCTTAATAAAAGAGGGAAGGAATAgctattatataaaagatagTACTAATTACACTAATGAATGTGATAAGTTTTACTCTAGAAGATGTAATGATGACCAGTctacaaaatttattaacacATATTCTGACATGCGTGACACATATCACCTTACGAGATGTGAATCAAGTGAAAAAAGAATCAAAATAGACAATTGTTCTGAAGAAATAAGGAACAAACGTAACTATAACGATATAAAATTAGTGAATAATCAaagattaaataataatatagaagAAAAGAGATGCGTTTGTTTcgatagtaacaataatccaaataatagtaacaataatggTGCCAgttatttaaatgataaagGTAACTATGATTATGTAGATGGCTGCAACTCAGAAATCTGCACACATCAAAAAAAGGACAGATATGCATTTGAAAGTGAAACAGGTAACAACTGTTTGGGAAAACCATTTGAAAATGTGCACTCTTCCATAAGTCATGTGCATAGTAGTAATAGcatatgttataataaaaattacgaTAGGGGAAACTTTTCAGAACAAGACAATAAATACTGTGGAAAATTACATAATAGCACATTTTCAGCAAAAAACGGTATGCACGATAATTCtgatgtaataaaaaaagatgaacaATTCAATGAATGTAACCAAAATAACCATTCCaagaattcaaaaaattctACTGATTTAATCGATTTGACGGAaggattttttttatctgatTTTTTTCACAAATCGAAGGATTTAAATAacgtaaataataatagtgatGTTATCATATTAGATGATtga
- a CDS encoding nucleotidyltransferase — protein sequence MNVKKFSVLSYIWRRKQKLHISNFYESINNFQIFNFPFYKKNNFFIPYSTYVEKNIVRNRASEIDKGIQLTNAKVTDSVCSYISSDDSDDEVEAEEKEVKEKGEEIGETVGKVYPEISSNTNRVRDEKASSYDRSELKNSTHIATHKNSSRKIPSSYDKYVDYLSYNNNLVEATNNDIVTTKCTTNYVDLHGNKKTNEERNNTISVCKNMHSSYSNDVSYFNNYSSMMKGSNVNGDSKSKDYTEMKYYLNSYINKKEKVYNPNKPNKVNSLSEELKKLEISLRPLQNDINNVKLFLNFLQNEINKHYKNCHVTPFGSIINGLWTKNSDIDICIQIPVLLNRKDQVKFLKKICLILDSFNNGIIEQRFSAKVPIIHFYCKCYKNSFELSCDISINNILAVINSKLIQKYVSIDKRLQIMGIALKYWSKNRNINDRSKGFLSSFSLILMLIHFLQYVVEPKILPSLQDISFKRNEKPFYVMGVDCKFCQDEAVIREELKRMNNCNSYSSYDNCARDRYSYSGSNSNNKNNSCNNFDVDISTLLIEFFKFYGYKYKSGIIAIRDINDYYQNFQALKNYESYFLFVDNPFEVGKDVANVLPQNYKTIVNEMKRAYKILKNNGSWKDVCSFSDNLIYS from the coding sequence atgaacgttaaaaaattttctgtgctttcatatatttggagaagaaaacaaaaattgcatatttcaaatttttatgaaagtataaataacttccaaatttttaattttcctttttataaaaagaataatttttttatcccGTATAGCACATATGTAGAAAAGAATATTGTAAGAAATAGAGCGAGCGAAATAGATAAAGGCATTCAGTTAACTAACGCTAAGGTTACGGACAGTGTGTGTAGTTATATCAGTAGTGACGATTCAGATGATGAAGTAGAAgcagaagaaaaagaagtaaaagaaaaaggagaaGAAATAGGCGAAACTGTTGGGAAGGTCTATCCCGAAATTTCCTCTAATACAAATAGAGTTCGTGATGAGAAAGCTTCTTCATATGATAGATCTGAATTGAAAAATAGCACTCACATAGCTACACACAAGAACAGTAGTAGAAAAATACCTAGTAGCTATGATAAATATGTTGATTATCTTTCgtacaataataatttggTGGAAGCAACAAATAACGACATCGTAACGACAAAATGTACTACTAATTATGTAGATTTACatggtaataaaaaaactaatgAGGAAAGGAATAATACCATTAGTGtgtgtaaaaatatgcattctTCATATTCTAATGATGTTTcgtattttaataattattcgTCTATGATGAAAGGAAGCAACGTGAATGGTGATAGTAAAAGTAAGGACTATACAGagatgaaatattatttaaattcatatataaataaaaaggaaaaagtatataatcCGAATAAACCTAACAAGGTTAATTCATTGAgtgaagaattaaaaaagttagAAATATCATTAAGGCCTTTACAGAACGATATTAACAATGTAAAGTtgtttcttaattttttgcaaaatgaaataaataaacattataaaaattgtcaTGTAACTCCATTCGGTTCTATAATAAATGGTTTGTGGACGAAAAATAGTGATATTGATATATGTATCCAAATACCTGTATTACTTAATAGAAAAGATCaggtaaaatttttaaaaaaaatttgtttaatattaGATAGTTTTAATAATGGAATAATTGAACAAAGGTTTTCAGCCAAAGTACCCATTATACACTTTTATtgtaaatgttataaaaattcatttgAGTTATCATGTGACatttcaataaataatatattagcagtaattaattcaaaattaattcaaaaatacGTAAGTATAGATAAAAGATTACAAATCATGGGAATAGCTTTAAAATATTGgtcaaaaaatagaaatataaatgatagaTCAAAAGGATTTTTAtcatctttttcattaattttaatgttaattCATTTTCTGCAGTATGTTGTGGAACCGAAAATATTACCATCACTACAAGACatttcatttaaaagaaatgagAAACCATTTTATGTAATGGGTGTTGACTGCAAATTTTGTCAAGATGAAGCTGTTATAagagaagaattaaaaaggaTGAATAACTGTAACAGTTATAGCAGTTATGACAATTGTGCCCGTGACAGATACAGCTACAGTggtagtaacagtaacaataagAATAACAGTTGCAATAATTTTGATGTAGACATTTCAACACTATTAATAgagttttttaaattttatggcTATAAGTATAAAAGTGGTATAATAGCAATAAGGGATATAAATGATTATTACCAAAACTTCCaagcattaaaaaattatgaatcttattttctttttgttgaTAATCCTTTTGAAGTAGGAAAGGATGTTGCAAATGTTTTGCCTCAAAATTATAAGACTATTGTAAATGAAATGAAGAGagcatataaaattttaaaaaacaacgGATCATGGAAAGACGTATGCTCTTTTAGcgataatttaatttattcctaa